The Metabacillus schmidteae nucleotide sequence GATTATGATGATGAAGGTATTGCATTTGTAACATTAGATGATAATCAGGGGATTGTAGAAGTACCTGATGCCCTTGAAGAAGATATGATGGATGCCTTTGAGGGCTGTCCGACAGATTCGATCAAAATTTCCGATGAGAAATTTGATGGTGACGCATTAAAATTTGAATAATCATAAGTAAAAAGATGGCATTATGAGAACTGATATTAAGCTTCCTTTTATAGAGCTACCTAAACTCTATTTAAGAAGGATGTGGGATCGGTTCCAAGCCATCTTTTTTCATTACCTGTAATGTAAGATTGTCACTTTATTTCTTACTAATAACTAGTACTTGCTCCGGATAAATTTTATCTGAAGTTATATCATTTATTTTTTTTATTTCTTCCGGGCTTGTGCTATATTCAGCTGCAATCGATTGTATTGTATCTCCGGGCTGTACAACATAATTTTCACTGTTATTTATAAAAATAGTTAGATCCTGATCTGGATATATAATATCAAGCTCCAGGTTATTCCATTTTTTTATAGATAAAACAGGCACTTTAAACTTATCTGAAAGCCCCCACAATGTATCACCTTTCACTACTGTTATCTTTTTCTTTATTGTATTTCCTCTATCAATTGAGGGTACTGTATTTGTTTCGACAGAATCGTTGTTTTTACCATTATCCAGCTGACCTGTATAAACTGTTTGTTCTTCATCCTCATTGAATACAAATAAAGGATCTAATGCGTGATCTTTCTCAAATGTCCATTTGCCTTTATGTAATTCAAAGTGTAAATGGGTTCCAGTTGAAATCCCCGTATTGCCAATAATACCAAGTACTTGTCCTTTTTTTACCTTTTCCCCTTGTTCGACATGTCTTTTATTTAAATGGG carries:
- a CDS encoding M23 family metallopeptidase, which encodes MQDTKQKLFVYTIGILFGALLIVSNSVKAESYIEELEKTWIQPVEGTITDTFGTRNGKHKGIDIAAPEGAKIVSVSDGEVVKSYYSDTYGHVVFIHHPEGFETVYAHLNKRHVEQGEKVKKGQVLGIIGNTGISTGTHLHFELHKGKWTFEKDHALDPLFVFNEDEEQTVYTGQLDNGKNNDSVETNTVPSIDRGNTIKKKITVVKGDTLWGLSDKFKVPVLSIKKWNNLELDIIYPDQDLTIFINNSENYVVQPGDTIQSIAAEYSTSPEEIKKINDITSDKIYPEQVLVISKK
- a CDS encoding ferredoxin, giving the protein MAKYTIVDKDTCIACGACGAAAPDIYDYDDEGIAFVTLDDNQGIVEVPDALEEDMMDAFEGCPTDSIKISDEKFDGDALKFE